One Methylosinus sp. LW4 genomic region harbors:
- a CDS encoding copper chaperone PCu(A)C has translation MFCASGALVLPLALFATATLAAPAAAAIEVERAWCATPPKGVKIGACYLALRNEGKTEDRLLGVEADAAARVEMHVTKIADGVGRMRPLAEGVALPAESVVDFREKGYHLMLVDLRGPLAEGETVRGTLRFERAGEQPVLFHVERPGVP, from the coding sequence ATGTTTTGCGCCTCGGGCGCGCTCGTGCTTCCGCTGGCCCTTTTCGCGACGGCCACGCTCGCGGCGCCGGCCGCCGCCGCGATAGAGGTGGAGCGCGCCTGGTGCGCCACGCCGCCCAAAGGCGTGAAGATCGGCGCCTGCTATCTGGCCTTGCGCAACGAGGGCAAGACGGAGGACCGGCTGCTGGGCGTGGAGGCGGACGCCGCCGCTCGCGTCGAGATGCATGTGACCAAGATCGCCGATGGCGTCGGCCGCATGCGCCCGCTCGCCGAGGGCGTCGCCCTGCCGGCCGAATCGGTCGTCGATTTTCGCGAGAAGGGCTATCACCTCATGCTGGTCGATCTGCGCGGGCCGCTCGCGGAAGGCGAGACCGTGCGCGGCACGCTGCGATTCGAGCGCGCCGGCGAGCAGCCTGTGCTCTTCCATGTCGAGCGGCCCGGCGTCCCCTGA
- a CDS encoding Pls/PosA family non-ribosomal peptide synthetase, which yields MNELNPSFAKSAPLDGAPLADETARTGAVLRGPAMPHLLRDELLCEIFAARVAASPNALAMATLERRFTYREVDAEAAAIACGLAARDIGPGDVVGLWGARGPELLIAQIAIAKTGAAWLPFDADAPVDRIAVCLADAGAKALLTSAGFAGKAAPVVSVETLIDAEIAIFGGVCPDPRALGATGDHPAYLIYTSGSTGTPKGIVVTARNICHYLRSANEIYRISASDVVFQGASVAFDLSMEEIWIPYLAGASLFVATPQIIGETEALPDILEEAGVTVLDTVPTLLAAMPRDVATLKTIVLGGEACPPSVAERWTRIGRTIFNSYGPTEATVVATVSEVWPNETVTIGKPIPNYSCYVADENLTLLPPGAEGELLIGGPGVARGYLRRDELTAEKFIANPFSSDGSDPILYRSGDAVILDENGDLHFRGRIDDQVKIRGFRVELGEIESALSRLDHIRQAAVVLRNENGLDELVAFLVGATAVSPDPRDLRAKLREFLPSYMVPGRFEVVTSLPRLSSGKVDRKALKRAPLTAPLIDTEAQEEPRTKTEAALLDAAKRVLPPGAIPFDADFFTDLGGHSLLAARFVSVVRETAHLSSITLQDLYSERNLRALATHLDGKAAMAGPPRDLSFAPPPLLRRFLCGLAQAAALPFILAFVTSQWLGVFVSYQLLTSPDANLIDEAAALLGVYMCVNIATVAVSILGKWLVIGRTRPGRYPLWGVYYYRWWLAQRLMGLTHAKWFQCSPLMRLYLSALGAKIGEDAIIGELDVGAIDLVSIGDGASLGSKLKLANARVVGNELIIGTIEIGADAYVGTSCVIEENVVLGEGAALEDLTSVPAGSQIGAYEIWDGSPARYKGDVDPRALDPQSTASAPQRLAMGFMFTVLALALPPLGLLPIFPAFWVFDRFDNWLGITDVDHVYYLAAIPLFAWPTAFVLVLVTVAFIVAFRWIVLPRVSEGTYSVWSGFYLRKWAVALATEVTLETLSSLFATLYMRTWYRLMGAKIGKDSEISTNLSGRYDLVEIGEKCFIADEVVLGDEDMRRGWMYLKKVKTGARVFVGNDAVVPPGSEIPSGALIGIKSKPPANSELSEGDTWFGSPPMKLPVRQTFDGGGAAWTYQPPFWKKAARAVYEAINVSLPTMLFITFGTWAVESFGQKLIDGDYWSVFWLFVLSSTLISVGMTLVVVAVKWLTMGRYEPQVKPMWSFWAMRTEACAVLYWGLAGKILLEHLRGTPFLPWTLRLFGSKFGKGVFMDMTDITEFDCVSVGDYAALNQVAALQTHLYEDRVMKVGRVEIGRGVTVGAGSTVLYDTHVGDFARLGPLTVVMKGEKIPAHSEWIGAPAEPAAPPATPPALAEARRETSKAA from the coding sequence ATGAATGAGTTGAACCCCAGTTTCGCCAAAAGCGCGCCTCTCGACGGCGCGCCGCTCGCCGACGAGACGGCCCGGACCGGCGCCGTGCTGCGCGGTCCGGCCATGCCGCATCTGCTGCGCGACGAGCTGCTCTGCGAGATTTTCGCCGCCCGCGTCGCCGCCAGCCCCAACGCCCTGGCCATGGCGACCTTGGAGCGGCGCTTCACCTATCGCGAGGTCGATGCGGAAGCCGCGGCCATCGCCTGCGGCCTCGCCGCCCGCGACATTGGCCCGGGCGATGTGGTCGGCCTATGGGGCGCGCGTGGGCCGGAGCTGCTGATCGCGCAGATCGCCATCGCCAAGACGGGCGCCGCGTGGCTGCCCTTCGACGCCGACGCGCCGGTCGACCGTATCGCCGTCTGCCTCGCCGACGCCGGCGCCAAGGCGCTGCTGACCTCCGCCGGCTTCGCCGGCAAGGCCGCCCCCGTGGTCTCGGTCGAGACGCTGATCGACGCCGAGATCGCGATTTTCGGCGGCGTCTGCCCTGATCCGCGCGCGCTGGGCGCCACGGGCGACCATCCGGCCTATCTCATCTACACCTCCGGCTCGACGGGAACGCCCAAGGGCATTGTCGTCACCGCGCGCAACATCTGCCATTATCTGCGCTCGGCCAATGAGATCTACCGGATTTCCGCCTCCGATGTGGTGTTCCAGGGCGCTTCCGTCGCCTTCGACCTCTCCATGGAGGAGATCTGGATTCCCTATCTCGCCGGCGCGTCGCTCTTCGTCGCCACGCCGCAGATCATCGGCGAGACCGAGGCGCTGCCCGATATTCTGGAGGAAGCCGGCGTCACCGTGCTCGACACTGTGCCGACGCTGCTCGCCGCCATGCCGCGCGACGTCGCGACGCTGAAGACCATCGTGCTGGGCGGCGAGGCCTGCCCGCCCTCGGTGGCGGAGCGCTGGACCCGCATCGGCCGCACCATCTTCAACAGCTACGGCCCCACCGAGGCGACCGTCGTCGCCACCGTTTCGGAGGTCTGGCCCAATGAGACGGTGACGATCGGCAAGCCGATCCCCAATTACAGCTGCTATGTCGCCGACGAAAATCTGACGCTGCTGCCGCCGGGCGCGGAGGGCGAGCTGCTCATCGGCGGCCCTGGCGTGGCGAGAGGCTATCTGCGCCGCGACGAGCTGACCGCCGAGAAGTTCATCGCCAATCCTTTCTCCTCGGACGGCTCCGATCCGATCCTCTATCGCTCCGGCGACGCGGTGATTCTGGACGAGAACGGCGATCTGCATTTTCGCGGCCGCATCGACGATCAGGTGAAGATCAGGGGTTTCCGCGTCGAGCTGGGCGAGATCGAATCCGCGCTCTCGCGTCTCGACCATATACGTCAGGCGGCCGTCGTTCTGCGCAATGAGAATGGGCTGGACGAGCTCGTCGCCTTTCTCGTCGGCGCGACGGCCGTATCGCCGGACCCACGCGATCTGCGCGCCAAGCTGCGCGAGTTTCTGCCCTCCTATATGGTTCCGGGCCGGTTCGAGGTCGTGACCTCGCTGCCCCGCCTCTCCTCCGGCAAGGTGGACCGCAAGGCGCTGAAGCGGGCGCCGCTCACCGCCCCTCTCATCGACACGGAGGCGCAGGAGGAGCCGCGCACCAAGACGGAGGCCGCGCTGCTCGACGCCGCCAAGCGCGTGCTGCCGCCGGGCGCCATTCCCTTCGACGCGGATTTCTTCACCGATCTCGGCGGCCATTCGCTGCTGGCCGCGCGTTTCGTCTCGGTGGTGCGCGAGACGGCGCATCTTTCCTCGATCACGCTGCAGGACCTCTATTCGGAGCGCAATCTGCGCGCGCTCGCCACACATCTCGACGGCAAGGCGGCGATGGCCGGGCCGCCGCGCGATCTCTCCTTCGCGCCGCCGCCGCTGCTGCGGCGCTTCCTCTGCGGCCTCGCCCAGGCGGCGGCGCTGCCCTTCATCCTCGCCTTCGTCACCTCGCAGTGGCTCGGCGTTTTCGTCTCCTATCAGCTGCTCACCTCGCCGGACGCCAACCTCATCGACGAGGCGGCGGCGCTGCTGGGCGTCTATATGTGCGTCAACATCGCCACTGTGGCGGTGTCGATCCTCGGCAAATGGCTGGTCATCGGCCGCACCAGGCCGGGGCGCTACCCGCTGTGGGGCGTCTATTACTACCGCTGGTGGCTGGCGCAGCGCCTGATGGGCCTCACCCACGCCAAATGGTTCCAGTGCTCGCCCTTGATGCGCCTCTATCTTTCCGCCCTCGGCGCGAAGATCGGCGAGGACGCCATCATCGGCGAGCTGGACGTCGGCGCCATCGATCTCGTCAGCATCGGCGATGGCGCGAGCCTCGGCTCCAAGCTGAAGCTCGCCAACGCCCGCGTCGTCGGCAATGAGCTCATCATCGGGACGATCGAGATCGGCGCGGACGCCTATGTCGGCACCTCCTGCGTGATCGAGGAGAATGTCGTCCTCGGCGAGGGCGCGGCGCTCGAGGATCTGACCTCGGTTCCCGCCGGCTCGCAGATCGGCGCCTATGAGATTTGGGACGGCTCGCCGGCGCGCTACAAGGGCGATGTCGATCCCCGCGCGCTCGATCCGCAATCGACGGCCTCCGCGCCGCAGCGGCTCGCCATGGGCTTCATGTTCACGGTTCTGGCGCTGGCGCTGCCGCCGCTCGGCCTGCTGCCGATCTTCCCGGCCTTTTGGGTGTTCGACCGGTTCGACAATTGGCTCGGCATAACGGATGTCGACCACGTCTATTATCTCGCCGCCATTCCCTTGTTCGCCTGGCCGACGGCTTTCGTGCTGGTGCTCGTCACCGTGGCCTTCATCGTGGCCTTCCGCTGGATCGTGCTGCCGCGCGTCTCGGAGGGGACCTATTCGGTGTGGTCCGGCTTCTATCTGCGCAAATGGGCGGTGGCGCTCGCCACCGAGGTGACGCTGGAGACGCTCTCCTCGCTCTTCGCCACCCTCTACATGCGCACCTGGTACCGGCTGATGGGCGCGAAGATCGGCAAGGATTCGGAGATTTCGACCAATCTCTCCGGCCGTTACGATCTCGTCGAGATCGGCGAGAAATGCTTCATCGCCGATGAGGTGGTGCTCGGCGACGAGGATATGCGCCGCGGCTGGATGTATCTGAAAAAGGTGAAGACCGGCGCGCGCGTCTTCGTTGGCAATGACGCCGTGGTGCCGCCGGGCTCGGAGATTCCCAGTGGCGCGCTGATCGGCATCAAATCCAAGCCGCCGGCCAATAGCGAGCTCTCCGAGGGCGACACCTGGTTCGGCTCGCCGCCGATGAAGCTGCCCGTGCGCCAGACCTTCGACGGCGGCGGCGCCGCCTGGACCTATCAGCCACCCTTCTGGAAAAAAGCCGCGCGCGCCGTCTATGAAGCGATCAACGTCTCGCTGCCGACCATGCTGTTCATCACTTTCGGCACTTGGGCGGTGGAGAGCTTCGGCCAGAAGCTCATCGACGGCGATTATTGGTCGGTGTTCTGGCTCTTCGTGCTGTCGTCGACGCTGATCTCGGTCGGCATGACGCTGGTCGTGGTGGCGGTGAAATGGCTGACCATGGGGCGCTATGAGCCGCAGGTGAAGCCCATGTGGTCCTTCTGGGCCATGCGCACCGAGGCTTGCGCCGTGCTCTATTGGGGCCTCGCCGGCAAAATCCTGCTCGAGCATTTGCGCGGCACGCCCTTCCTGCCCTGGACTCTCCGCCTGTTCGGCTCGAAATTCGGCAAGGGCGTGTTCATGGACATGACCGACATCACCGAATTCGACTGCGTGAGCGTCGGCGATTATGCGGCGCTCAATCAGGTGGCGGCGCTGCAGACGCATCTCTATGAGGACCGGGTGATGAAGGTCGGCCGCGTCGAGATCGGCCGCGGCGTGACCGTCGGCGCCGGCTCCACCGTGCTCTACGACACGCATGTCGGCGATTTCGCCCGGCTCGGCCCGCTCACCGTGGTGATGAAGGGCGAGAAGATCCCGGCGCATTCCGAGTGGATCGGCGCGCCGGCCGAGCCGGCCGCGCCGCCCGCGACGCCGCCCGCTTTGGCGGAGGCGCGACGCGAGACCAGCAAGGCGGCGTGA
- a CDS encoding type II toxin-antitoxin system RelE/ParE family toxin, which translates to MKVLWTRPALRDLEQIGDYVSRDNPAAAAKLIARICERVDALAQQPRLGRPGRVPQTRELVIAGTPFLAPYRVRAEVVEILAIFHGARLWPGEFEPGPEPSDDKDPTE; encoded by the coding sequence ATGAAGGTGCTCTGGACGAGGCCGGCGCTTCGCGATCTCGAGCAGATCGGCGACTATGTTTCGCGCGACAATCCCGCCGCCGCCGCTAAGCTCATTGCTCGGATTTGCGAGCGCGTCGATGCGCTCGCACAGCAGCCTCGCCTCGGACGGCCGGGCCGCGTTCCGCAAACCAGAGAGCTGGTGATCGCCGGGACGCCGTTTCTGGCGCCCTATAGGGTGCGCGCCGAGGTGGTGGAAATTCTCGCGATATTCCACGGCGCACGTCTCTGGCCGGGGGAATTCGAGCCCGGGCCAGAGCCGAGCGACGACAAGGACCCGACCGAATGA
- a CDS encoding CopG family ribbon-helix-helix protein: protein MTASVTVRLDEPTLAALDEMARKTSRSRDEIVARAVEDFVASDARLLEKIIEGLAAADSGDFASDEEVTRVRRKFLSPS from the coding sequence ATGACCGCTTCAGTCACCGTCCGGCTCGACGAGCCGACGCTCGCGGCTTTGGACGAGATGGCGCGCAAGACCTCGCGCTCTCGTGACGAGATCGTCGCCCGCGCGGTCGAAGATTTCGTGGCGTCCGACGCTCGGCTGCTGGAAAAGATCATAGAAGGCCTCGCCGCCGCCGACAGTGGCGATTTCGCCTCGGACGAGGAAGTGACGCGAGTGCGAAGGAAGTTCCTCTCGCCGTCATGA
- a CDS encoding DinB family protein: protein MITPAFAQKMARYNAWQNESLFAAADTLSDAARRADRGAFFKSIHGTLNHLLWADAMWMSRLAGDPNPNVAIADSDSFRADWAVMKSERAAMDARLIAFADAFDEAALEGDFSWYSGAKQMDIIKPRKLVIVHLFNHQTHHRGQTHAMLTAAGARPQDTDLIFM from the coding sequence ATGATCACTCCCGCCTTCGCGCAGAAAATGGCGCGCTACAACGCCTGGCAGAACGAGAGCCTCTTTGCGGCGGCCGATACGCTCTCGGATGCGGCGCGGCGCGCCGATCGCGGGGCGTTCTTCAAATCGATCCACGGCACGCTCAATCATCTGCTCTGGGCGGACGCCATGTGGATGAGCCGCCTCGCCGGCGATCCGAACCCGAATGTGGCGATCGCCGACTCCGACTCCTTCCGCGCTGATTGGGCGGTCATGAAATCGGAGCGCGCGGCGATGGACGCGCGGCTGATCGCCTTTGCGGACGCCTTCGACGAGGCGGCGCTCGAGGGCGACTTCTCCTGGTATTCGGGCGCCAAGCAGATGGATATCATCAAGCCGCGCAAGCTCGTCATCGTCCATCTCTTCAACCATCAGACCCATCACCGCGGGCAGACCCATGCGATGCTGACCGCGGCCGGCGCGCGGCCGCAAGATACGGATCTGATCTTCATGTGA